The following coding sequences are from one Chaetodon trifascialis isolate fChaTrf1 chromosome 24, fChaTrf1.hap1, whole genome shotgun sequence window:
- the LOC139327731 gene encoding adenylate cyclase type 8, with translation MDEDRGVLENGDCEIVRQTSDITFSTSISPSPGLRKKQLMWQNAVRNIIDQHNLYSLRLAGGLERGRHRIIVTDAYIADINRQIRNKASRGALWQKRRSSAARIHPTTPRITAVAHAKHDSLSDADFFVSWGSTVRGVFIPALQHTFKSVDLEQLYQQFSSGQRRTSLVVTNVIDILTRLLILLLTWPPGWWGVACDWLAGLSVVLWAGICVLALTRREVMSSPQWLRYLSVVSWFSQVLQVLVGVFSWAESDHSWYVFFSLFSTYTLLPLPLLWSIVAGATTSTLHLLLDACCHYGNHTFIRTVLSKALLYLAMNTAGLFIHYLSDRTQRQAFLETRRCIEGRVRLERENHRQERLVMSILPRFLVLEMIADMAPIDEYLLPQQFHKIYIHHYKDVSILFADIIGFTSLSLILSAQELVKTLNELFGRFDRLAEEHQCLRIKILGDCYYCVSGVPEPQRGHARCCVEMGLSMINTIRYVRRELQQEVDMRIGVHSGSVLCGVLGLQKWQFDIWSWDVDIANSLEAAGVPGRVHISRATLDCLGGIYETEAGHGQERNEFLRKHNIDTYLIRPALREEAEPPRARRPSYDEMTTWSAELPFGDILGMNFILATFTNGSLTQLPNQIAAQRSGSREVNKRICQAMEIRSSERMRKEHITTFTQVFKDSHMEGKYSQMRDELFKSNMVCSFILLLLLMAVQALIPAPRFCPMVAQFVVGGSVYFLLLLLTLGEEFKRCPAPLQSLCCWVHETKRARTLLTLTAVTVNFGVASSDILWCDSSETPINRSDSQLAPPTSTWPDITICTHPEYMVLSGVVAMVTCAVFLRLSCVLKLAILLLATALYTYLIETHRSHHLCEKGVCVVLMVMFGVAVLYNSRQLEATARLDFLWRLQARKEVEDMKELREHNECLLLNILPAHVAQHFLQRDRSDEELYSQSYERVGVLFASLPGFSDFYEQKEVHQPVECLRLLNHIITDFDELLDECYFQEVEKIKTIGSSYMAASGLSPDRQDCEDGWHHLSELVLFALAMQETLKHINTHTGNSLQLRVGIAHGPVIAGVIGATKPQYDIWGTTVNMASRMESTGVSGRIQVPESTSCILVERGFLRQLRGNIYVKGISERHGKVRTFFVSSREERSSFIERGGGRGFNLNRNTLGAVVYSLVQARKREKLMEENGGFHLVEAS, from the exons ATGGACGAGGACCGTGGCGTGCTGGAGAATGGCGATTGTGAGATTGTGCGGCAGACCAGTGACATCACCTTCAGCACAAGCATTAGCCCCTCCCCCGGCCTGCGgaagaaacagctgatgtgGCAAAACGCTGTGAGGAACATCATCGACCAGCACAACCTGTACTCGCTGAGGCTCGCCGGAGGcctggagagagggaggcaccGCATCATTGTCACCGACGCCTACATCGCCGACATCAACAG GCAGATCCGTAACAAGGCGTCACGGGGAGCGTTGTGGCAGAAGCGGCGCTCGTCAGCTGCTCGCATCCACCCGACAACACCAAGGATCACTGCGGTGGCGCACGCAAAACACGACTCACTCAGCGACGCCGACTTCTTCGTGTCGTGGGGGTCGACAGTGAGAGGCGTCTTCATCCCCGCTCTGCAACATACATTCAA GTCTGTGGACCTGGAGCAGCTCTATCAGCAGTTCTCGTCTGGTCAGAGGAGAACATCGCTGGTCGTCACCAACGTCATCGACATCCTGACCAGGCTGCTCATTTTACTGCTCACGTGGCCGCCGGGCTGGTGGGGAGtggcctgtgattggctggccgGCCTGTCGGTCGTCCTGTGGGCGGGGATCTGTGTGCTGGCGTTGACCAGGAGGGAGGTGATGTCATCACCGCAGTGGCTGAG gtACCTGTCTGTGGTCAGCTGGTTCTCTCAGGTGCTGCAGGTGTTGGTGGGCGTGTTCAGTTGGGCGGAGAGCGATCACTCCTGGTacgtcttcttctctctgttctccacctACACCCTGctgcccctccccctcctctggtCCATCGTCGCCGGGGCCACTACCTCCACCCTGCACCTGCTGTTGGACGCCTGCTGTCACTATGGCAACCACACCTTCATCAGAACG GTGTTGTCGAAGGCCCTGCTGTACCTGGCCATGAACACTGCCGGCCTGTTCATTCACTACCTGTCGGACCGCACTCAGAGACAGGCCTTCCTGGAGACCAGACGCTGCATCGAGGGACGAGtcaggctggagagagagaaccacagacag GAGCGTCTGGTGATGTCCATCCTGCCTCGCTTTCTGGTCCTGGAGATGATCGCCGACATGGCCCCCATAGATGAGtatctgctgcctcagcagTTCCACAAGATCTACATCCACCACTACAAAGACGTCAG CATCCTGTTCGCTGACATCATCGGCTTCACATCTCTGTCGTTGATCCTTTCGGCTCAGGAACTCGTGAAAACGCTCAATGAGCTCTTCGGTCGCTTCGATAGGCTGGCTGAG gagcaTCAGTGTTTGCGTATTAAGATCCTGGGTGATTGTTATTACTGTGTCTCTGGAGTCCCGGAGCCTCAGCGAGGACACGCCCGCTGCTGCGTGGAGATGGGCCTCAGCATGATCAATACCATACG GTATGTCCGCCgcgagctgcagcaggaggtggacATGAGGATCGGTGTCCATTCCGGCTCGGTCCTTTGTGGTGTTCTGGGTCTTCAGAAGTGGCAGTTTGACATCTGGAGCTGGGACGTGGACATCGCCAACAGCCTGGAGGCCGCAGGAGTGCCGGG GCGGGTTCACATCTCGCGTGCCACTCTGGACTGTCTGGGCGGGATCTACGAGACAGAGGCGGGACACGGCCAGGAGCGCAACGAGTTTCTACGGAAGCACAACATCGACACGTACCTGATCCGCCCAGCACTACGAGAGGAGGCGGAGCCGCCAAGAGCGAGGCGTCCCAGCTATGACGAGATGACGACCTGGAGCGCCGAGCTGCCGTTTGGAGACATCCTGGGAATGAACTTT ATCCTCGCCACCTTCACCAACGGCTCCTTAACCCAGCTGCCCAATCAGATTGCGGCACAGCGGTCGGGATCACGAGAAGTCAACAAGAGGATCTGTCAGGCCATGGAGATCCGGAGCAGCGAGCGAATGAGGAAGGAACACATCACAACGTTCACCCAGGTTTTCAAGGACTCCCACATGGAGGGAAAG taCTCCCAAATGAGAGATGAGCTCTTCAAGTCCAACATGGTTTGCTCTTTcattcttctgctgctgctgatggccgTCCAGGCTCTTATCCCTGCCCCACG GTTTTGTCCGATGGTGGCTCAGTTTGTGGTTGGCGGCAGCGTTTacttcctgctcctgctgctgactCTGGGGGAGGAGTTTAAGCGTTGCCCCGCCCCTCTGCAGTCTCTCTGTTGCTGGGTTCATGAAACCAAGCGCGCCCGGACGCTGCTCACGCTCACCGCCGTCACCGTCAACTTCGGAGTCGCCTCCTCAGACATT CTGTGGTGTGATTCATCAGAAACTCCCATCAACAGAAGTGACTCCCAACTGGCTCCGCCCACCTCCACCTGGCCTGACATCACCATCTGCACACATCCAGAG TACATGGTGCTGAGCGGCGTGGTCGCCATGGTCACCTGTGCAGTGTTCCTGAGGTTAAGCTGTGTGTTGAAGCTGGCCATCCTCCTGCTGGCCACCGCCCTCTACACCTACCTCATAGAGACGCACAG GTCTCATCACTTGTGCGAGAAAGGAGTTTGTGTCGTGCTCATGGTGATGTTCGGGGTCGCCGTCCTCTACAACAGCAGACAG CTGGAGGCGACGGCACGGCTGGACTTCCTGTGGCGTCTGCAGGcgaggaaggaggtggaggacatgaAGGAGCTGAGGGAGCACAACGAGTGTCTGCTGCTCAACATCCTGCCGGCCCACGTGGCCCAGCACTTCCTGCAGAGAGACCGCAGCGACGAG GAGTTGTACTCTCAGTCGTACGAGCGCGTTGGCGTCCTCTTCGCCTCTCTGCCGGGTTTCTCCGACTTCTACGAGCAGAAGGAGGTTCATCAGCCCGTCGAGTGTCTCCGCCTCCTCAACCACATCATCACCGACTTCgatgag ctcttaGATGAGTGCTATTTCCAGGAGGTGGAGAAGATTAAAACCATTGGCAGCTCGTACATGGCAGCTTCTGGTCTCTCCcctgacagacag GACTGTGAGGACGGCTGGCATCACCTCAGCGAGCTGGTTCTCTTCGCTCTGGCCATGCAggaaacactcaaacacatcaacacacacacaggaaacagcttACAGCTGCGAGTCG GTATCGCTCACGGCCCGGTGATCGCAGGTGTGATCGGTGCCACCAAACCTCAGTATGACATCTGGGGGACGACGGTGAACATGGCGAGCCGGATGGAGAGCACCGGGGTCAGCGGGAGGATTCAG GTCCCAGAATCCACCAGCTGTATCCTGGTGGAGCGAGGCTTCCTACGGCAGCTCAGAGGGAACATTTACGTCAAAGGCATCAGCGAGCGTCATGGAAAG GTGCGGACGTTTTTCGTGAGCAGCCGCGAGGAACGGTCCAGTTTCATCGAGCGCGGCGGGGGGCGGGGCTTCAATCTGAACAGGAACACGCTGGGAGCTGTGGTCTACAGTCTGGTTCAGGCCAGGAAGAGGGAGAAGCTGATGGAGGAGAACGGAGGATTCCACCTGGTGGAGGCATCGTAG
- the xdh gene encoding xanthine dehydrogenase/oxidase has product MRGTNGTQTRSQTGSQTGSGSDELIFFVNGKKIIERNADPEMTLLTYLRRKLGLTGTKLGCAEGGCGACTVMLSRYQTHTQQLLHHAVNACLAPVCSLHLVAVTTVEGIGSVARKLHPVQERIARAHGSQCGFCTPGIVMSMYALLRNNPTPKMADVEEAFHGNLCRCTGYRPILEGYKTFTVEGGCCGGGGRGGGCCMANGNEAETSSEEDADEASSLFNAADFAPFDPTQEVIFPPELMSLTKGQRSASLCFRGDRAVWLQPHSLDEFLRLKWEHPDARVVVGNTEVGIEVKFKNMVYPVILAPAFIPELNAVTHTEAGIVFGAACTLSHMGAVLKQAVETLPPHQTEVFLAVLEQLRWFAGLQIRNVAAVGGNIMTASPISDLNPVFMAAGCKLTLIDKDGRRVVQMDDMFFTGYRRTSLRPQEVLLSIEIPYSTKTQFVSAFKQSPRREDDISTVTAAMSVTFTPGTDVVEDLKLSYGGMAATTVLAKKTANRLLGRRWGEELLQEACTSLAEEMTLDPSVPGGMVSYRRTLTLSLFYKFYLTVLQKLRQQGVNVEEVGADCLSATEIYRPETPSSVQVYQAVPKDRSPDDVVGRPMMHLSALKQATGEAVYCDDVPLYENELYLALVTSSKAHANILSIDTSAAECMPGVVCCVFADDIPGSNATGPIEYDETVFAHRQVTCVGHVIGAVVADTQLHAQRAAKAVRIQYEELQPVVTIQEAIATQSFYQPIRTLEMGDLEAGFKQADHILEGEMHMGGQEHFYLETNVTLAVPRGEDGEMELFVSTQAASKTQSLVAKVLGVPANRVVVRVKRMGGGFGGKESRTTILSTVVAVAANKLKRPVRCMLDRDEDMLITGGRHPFYGKYKVGFLNSGKVVALDVSYYSNTGNSMDLSLSVLERALLHMENSYSIANVRGRGFLCRTNLPSNTAFRGFGGPQGMMVAENWMSDVAQSLGRPAEEVRRLNLYVEGESTPFRQILDQFTLERCWDECLSRSRYQERRAAIDLYNRKNRWTKRGLAIVPTKFGISFTAAFLNQAGALVHIYTDGSVLLTHGGTEMGQGLHTKMIQVAGRVLGIPCSKIHISETSTNTVPNSSPTAASASSDLNGAAVQKACETLLKRLEPYKTKNPKGSWENWVTAAYFDRVSLSANGFYRTPDLGYDFETNSGRAFNYFSYGVACSEVEVDCLTGAHKNLSTTIVMDVGHSLNPAIDIGQVEGGFMQGLGLFTLEELHYSPQGVLLTRGPGSYKIPAFGDIPTQLTVSLLRDAPNDKAIFASKAVGEPPLFLAASVFFAIKDAISAARAESGISGPFRLDSPASAERIRNACCDRFTKLCPPAEPGTYTPWSVQV; this is encoded by the exons ATGAGGGGGACGAATGGTACCCAGACCAGGTCCCAGACCGGGTCCCAGACCGGGTCCGGGTCTGACGAACTCATCTTCTTCGTTAATGGGAAGAAG ATCATTGAGAGAAACGCAGATCCTGAGATGACTCTGCTGACATACCTGAGGAGGAAac TGGGGCTGACAGGCACGAAGCTGGGCTGTGCTGAGGGCGGCTGTGGAGCCTGCACCGTCATGCTGTCCAGataccaaacacacactcaacagctgct TCACCACGCCGTCAACGCCTGCCTCGCCCCCGTCTGCTCGCTACACCTGGTCGCCGTGACCACCGTGGAGGGCATCGGCAGTGTGGCAAGAAAGCTCCATCCTGTGCAG gaGCGTATCGCGAGGGCTCACGGCTCGCAGTGTGGCTTCTGCACGCCGGGGATCGTCATGTCCATGTACGCCCTGCTGAGAAACAACCCCACGCCCAAGATGGCCGACGTGGAGGAGGCCTTCCACG GAAACCTGTGCCGTTGCACCGGATACAGGCCCATACTGGAGGGATACAAGACTTTCACTGTG GAGGGCGGGTGCTGTGGTGGCGGGGGGCGGGGCGGCGGCTGCTGTATGGCCAATGGGAACGAAGCAGAGACAAGCTCAGAGGAGGACGCTGAC gaAGCCTCGTCTCTGTTTAACGCAGCGGACTTTGCGCCCTTTGACCCCACACAGGAAGTCATCTTCCCTCCTGAACTCATg TCTCTcaccaaaggtcaaaggtcggccTCGCTGTGTTTCCGTGGCGACAGAGCCGTGTGGCTGCAGCCCCACAGTCTGGACGAGTTTCTGCGTCTCAAATGGGAACATCCTGACGCCCGAGTGGTGGTGGGAAACACTGAAGTGG GTATCGAGGTGAAGTTTAAGAACATGGTGTACCCCGTCATCTTAGCTCCGGCCTTCATTCCTGAACTGAACGCAGTGACTCACACTGAGGCGG gtATCGTGTTTGGTGCAGCGTGCACTCTCAGCCACATGGGGGCGGTGCTGAAGCAGGCGGTTGagactcttcctcctcatcagacTGAAGTCTTCCTCGCTGTCCTGGAACAACTGCGCTGGTTCGCTGGACTGCAGATCCGGAACGTAGCA gccGTTGGTGGAAACATTATGACAGCCAGCCCAATATCAGACCTCAACCCTGTTTTTATGGCGGCAGGCTGCAAACTCACACTGATAGACaagg ACGGCCGTCGTGTGGTTCAGATGGACGACATGTTCTTCACAGGTTACAGGAGGACATCTCTGCGGCCGCAGGAAGTCCTGCTGTCCATAGAGATTCCATACAGCACGAAG ACTCAGTTCGTGTCCGCCTTCAAACAGTCGCCGCGCCGGGAGGACGACATCAGCACCGTTACTGCGGCGATGAGTGTCACCTTCACTCCTGGGACAGATGTTGTCGAGGACTTGAAGCTGAGCTACGGCGGCATGGCGGCGACCACGGTGCTGGCGAAGAAGACGGCGAACAGGCTGCTGGGAAG GCGCTGGGGGGAGGAGCTTCTGCAGGAGGCCTGCACTTCATTGGCTGAGGAGATGACCCTCGACCCCTCTGTGCCGGGCGGCATGGTGTCGTACCGGCGAACTTTGACCCTCAGCCTCTTCTACAAGTTCTACCTGACGGTGCTGCAGAAGCTCAGACAGCAG GGTGTGAACGTGGAGGAGGTCGGCGCAGACTGTCTGAGCGCCACAGAGATTTACCGTCCAGAGACTCCGTCCAGCGTTCAGGTGTATCag GCGGTGCCGAAGGACCGAAGCCCGGATGACGTGGTGGGCCGGCCCATGATGCACCTGTCCGCTCTGAAGCAGGCGACTGGAGAGGCGGTTTACTGCGACGACGTGCCGCTGTACGAGAACGAGCTCTACCTGGCACTCGTCACCAGCAGCAAAGCACACGCTAATATCCT CTCTATAGACACCTCAGCAGCAGAGTGTATGCCCGGCGTGGTCTGCTGTGTGTTCGCCGATGACATCCCAGGCAGTAACGCCACCGGACCAATCGAATATGATGAGACTGTCTTTGCCCACCGCCAG GTGACCTGCGTGGGTCACGTCATCGGCGCCGTGGTGGCCGACACTCAGCTTCATGCTCAGAGAGCCGCCAAAGCCGTCAGGATCCAATACGAAGAGCTGCAGCCGGTCGTCACCATCCAG GAAGCCATCGCCACCCAGTCCTTctatcagccaatcagaacccTCGAGATGGGAGACCTGGAGGCGGGATTTAAACAGGCTGACCACATCCTGGAGG gtgagaTGCACATGGGAGGTCAGGAGCATTTCTACCTGGAGACCAACGTCACTCTGGCTGTTCCCCGAGGAGAAGACGGAGAGATGGAGCTCTTCGTTTCCACTCAGGCTGCCTCCAAAACACAG tctctggTGGCGAAGGTGCTGGGCGTCCCTGCTAACAGGGTGGTGGTCCGGGTGAAGAGGATGGGCGGAGGCTTCGGAGGGAAGGAGAGCAGGACCACCATATTGTCCACTGTGGTTGCCGTGGCAGCGAACAA GCTGAAGAGGCCTGTGAGGTGCATGTTGGACAGAGACGAGGACATGTTGATCACCGGAGGAAGACACCCCTTCTATGGAAAATACAAG GTGGGTTTCCTAAACAGCGGTAAGGTCGTGGCTCTGGACGTTTCATACTACAGTAACACTGGAAACTCCATGgacctctctctgtca GTCCTGGAACGAGCCCTGCTCCACATGGAGAACTCGTACAGCATCGCCAACGTACGCGGCCGCGGCTTCCTGTGCCGCACAAACCTGCCGTCCAACACGGCCTTCAGGGGCTTCGGAGGGCCGCAAGGCATGATGGTCGCTGAGAACTGGATGTCCGACGTGGCTCAGAGTCTGGGCAGGCCAGCCGAGGAA gtgcGTCGGTTGAACCTGTACGTGGAAGGGGAGTCGACACCCTTCAGACAGATCCTGGATCAGTTCACCTTGGAGCGCTGCTGGGACGAGTGCCTGTCGCGCTCCAGATACCAGGAACGCCGAGCCGCCATCGACCTGTACAACAG aaaGAACCGCTGGACCAAACGAGGCCTCGCCATCGTCCCCACCAAGTTTGGCATCAGCTTCACCGCCGCCTTCCTCAACCAG GCTGGAGCTCTGGTCCACATCTACACGGACGGATCAGTGCTGCTGACCCACGGTGGGACAGAGATGGGACAGGGCCTCCACACCAAGATGATCCAG GTTGCCGGCAGGGTTCTGGGTATCCCCTGTTCAAAGATCCACATCTCAGAGACCAGCACCAACACGGTCCCCAACAGCAGCCCCACCGCCGCCTCTGCCTCCTCAGACCTCAACGGAGCCGCCGTGCAGAAAGCCTGCGAGACCCTCCTGAAACGCCTGGAACCGTACAAGACCAAGAACCCCAAAGGATCATGGGAGAACTGG GTGACGGCGGCGTATTTCGACAGAGTCAGCCTCAGTGCAAACGGCTTTTACAG gacTCCAGATCTGGGTTACGACTTTGAAACAAACTCGGGCCGAGCGTTCAACTACTTCAGCTACGGAGTGGCCTGTTCAGAGGTGGAGGTCGACTGCCTGACCGGAGCTCACAAG aACCTGAGCACCACCATAGTGATGGACGTCGGTCACAGCCTGAACCCAGCGATTGACATCGGACAG GTGGAGGGGGGGTTCATGCAGGGTCTGGGTCTCTTCACGCTGGAGGAGCTTCATTACTCGCCCCAGGGCGTCCTCCTCACTCGGGGTCCTGGTTCTTATAAGATCCCGGCGTTCGGGGACATCCCCACCCAGCTCACCGTCTCGCTGCTCCGCGACGCCCCCAATGACAAGGCCATCTTTGCCTCCAAG GCTGTGGGCGAGCCTCCACTCTTTCTGGCGGCGTCGGTTTTCTTCGCCATCAAAGATGCCATCAGCGCCGCCCGGGCGGAGTCCGGCATCAGCGGCCCCTTCAGGCTGGACAGCCCCGCCTCCGCTGAGAGGATCCGCAACGCTTGCTGCGATCGCTTCACCAAACTG TGTCCTCCTGCGGAGCCGGGAACCTACACCCCGTGGTCTGTGCAGGTTTAG